A region from the Streptosporangium sp. NBC_01756 genome encodes:
- a CDS encoding redox-sensing transcriptional repressor Rex, whose translation MIRRLSQARERGIPEATVARLPLYLRALNGMAERSLATVSSEDLAVAAGVNSAKLRKDLSHLGSYGTRGVGYDVEYLIYQISRELGLTQDWAVAIVGVGNLGRALANYGGFVSRGFRVAALLDADPEVVGDHIAGLNVEHIDELEAVIRRRGVSIVVLATPAAAAQQVADRVIAVGVTSILNFAPVVLTVPEGVDIRKVDLSIELQILAFHEQRKTDRMTGGPAMAEEWPEAVDL comes from the coding sequence GTGATTCGCCGTCTGTCCCAAGCTCGTGAACGTGGCATCCCCGAGGCGACCGTCGCCCGGCTGCCGCTCTATCTGCGAGCACTGAACGGCATGGCCGAACGGAGTCTGGCCACCGTGAGCTCGGAGGATCTGGCGGTCGCCGCCGGAGTCAACTCCGCCAAACTCCGTAAGGACCTGTCCCATCTGGGCTCCTACGGCACCCGCGGGGTCGGCTACGACGTCGAATACCTCATCTACCAGATCTCCCGCGAGCTGGGCCTGACCCAGGACTGGGCCGTCGCCATCGTGGGAGTGGGTAACCTCGGTCGTGCACTGGCCAACTACGGCGGCTTCGTCTCCCGCGGATTCCGGGTCGCCGCTCTTCTGGATGCCGACCCTGAAGTTGTGGGCGACCATATCGCGGGATTGAATGTGGAGCACATCGACGAGTTGGAAGCCGTGATAAGGCGGCGGGGAGTGTCGATCGTGGTGCTCGCGACACCGGCGGCGGCGGCCCAGCAGGTGGCCGACCGGGTCATCGCCGTAGGGGTCACCAGCATCCTGAACTTCGCCCCCGTCGTGCTCACCGTGCCAGAAGGCGTCGATATCCGTAAAGTCGACCTATCTATTGAATTGCAGATCCTTGCGTTCCATGAGCAGCGCAAAACGGATCGGATGACTGGGGGGCCCGCGATGGCCGAGGAGTGGCCCGAGGCGGTGGACCTGTGA
- a CDS encoding putative quinol monooxygenase — MTGSLLAPLWLAVGIVQLVARRPGARFASWLLGIALTVVATVIMVVDPLQEAPFTKALPLARDQWGLAPSYVLWATHATVALILLGGIAFAVVRWRDGDDYDADNMHALLALGPTGLALVGAMSFTVPGMFAALLLCVTAAAVWYVVLRPLAPYEDDEEEDEKDREEERGPVGRRAVSEPPRDVQVAGRRALPEESPRRSGLGDLVAEYRAGERDVDYAARMQQQPAPPGDLFGGPATGTFMAGEYGMPSADQPVGGSEYTRVPPGTGQFGMPPTNQPTGEYDIPVNEYGRPAPGTGEYGRPAAPAGPSTGEFALPDAAYRAQGGGSLQPMPADQAFGSSAGYGQDFERRHGAPAHGRPPGPGAGGVSGHGQASDLGAGPPVTGALYPGAAEQGGSSRPSPSIFGLLTVFTLIDGTGELFDRLAEETVEAVRRSEPDTLVYVCHSVKSAPLQRIVYELYRDEVAYTDHQRQPHVERFVGERQTMVLATNVIELKVNAAKVVPLPMTFRI, encoded by the coding sequence GTGACCGGTTCGTTGCTGGCCCCATTATGGCTGGCCGTCGGGATCGTCCAGCTCGTGGCGCGCAGGCCCGGTGCCAGGTTCGCCTCCTGGCTGCTGGGCATCGCCCTCACCGTCGTCGCCACAGTGATCATGGTTGTCGACCCGCTCCAGGAAGCACCGTTCACCAAGGCCCTCCCGCTCGCCCGCGACCAATGGGGACTGGCGCCGTCCTACGTGCTCTGGGCCACCCACGCGACCGTCGCGCTCATCCTGCTGGGCGGTATCGCCTTCGCGGTCGTGCGCTGGCGCGATGGCGACGACTACGACGCCGACAACATGCACGCCCTTCTGGCGCTCGGTCCGACGGGCCTGGCCCTGGTCGGAGCCATGAGCTTCACGGTGCCGGGGATGTTCGCCGCGTTGCTCCTCTGCGTGACCGCCGCCGCGGTCTGGTACGTCGTGCTCCGCCCGCTCGCGCCCTACGAGGACGACGAGGAGGAGGACGAGAAGGACCGGGAGGAGGAGCGCGGGCCGGTGGGCCGCCGCGCGGTCTCCGAGCCGCCCCGGGACGTGCAGGTCGCGGGGCGGCGTGCCCTGCCCGAGGAGTCTCCGCGCCGTTCGGGCCTCGGTGATCTGGTGGCCGAGTACCGGGCGGGAGAGCGGGACGTCGACTACGCGGCGCGCATGCAGCAGCAGCCCGCCCCCCCGGGCGACCTGTTCGGCGGTCCCGCCACCGGCACCTTCATGGCAGGCGAGTACGGCATGCCGTCCGCCGACCAGCCCGTCGGCGGTAGCGAATACACCCGGGTGCCTCCCGGCACCGGCCAGTTCGGCATGCCGCCCACCAACCAGCCGACCGGCGAGTACGACATCCCGGTCAACGAGTACGGCAGGCCCGCTCCCGGGACCGGCGAGTACGGCAGGCCCGCCGCTCCCGCCGGTCCCAGTACCGGCGAGTTCGCCCTGCCCGACGCGGCATACAGGGCGCAGGGCGGCGGCAGCCTCCAGCCCATGCCCGCCGACCAGGCGTTCGGCAGCTCAGCCGGATACGGCCAGGACTTCGAGCGGCGGCACGGAGCCCCGGCACACGGACGGCCTCCGGGTCCGGGGGCCGGTGGCGTCTCCGGTCACGGTCAGGCTTCCGACCTAGGGGCCGGCCCTCCCGTGACCGGTGCCCTGTATCCGGGCGCGGCCGAGCAGGGTGGATCCTCCCGTCCGTCGCCGAGCATCTTCGGCCTGCTGACGGTCTTCACCCTGATCGACGGCACCGGGGAGTTGTTCGACCGGCTGGCCGAGGAGACGGTCGAGGCCGTCCGGCGCTCCGAGCCCGACACGCTGGTCTACGTGTGTCACTCGGTGAAGTCCGCCCCGCTCCAGCGCATCGTCTACGAGCTCTACCGTGACGAGGTCGCCTACACCGACCACCAGCGCCAGCCGCATGTGGAGCGTTTCGTCGGCGAACGGCAGACCATGGTGCTCGCCACCAACGTGATCGAGCTCAAGGTGAACGCCGCGAAGGTGGTGCCGCTCCCGATGACCTTCAGGATCTGA
- a CDS encoding sigma-70 family RNA polymerase sigma factor: MPDTWPFAGPLPNASGVAQPVRRNELAPREDASEDLRRLVLRAKTGDADAFGTLYDRYLDLVYRYVYFRVGSHPLAEDLTSETFLRALRRIADFTWQGRDFGAWLVTIARNLITDHFKSGRYRLEVSTAEVIDTPLDGANIPENAVVAAMVNDRILSAVRSLGAEQQECVVLRFLHGMSLAETALIMGKKSGAIKALQFRAIRALARALPADLG; the protein is encoded by the coding sequence ATGCCAGACACGTGGCCGTTCGCCGGGCCTCTCCCCAACGCTTCGGGGGTGGCCCAGCCTGTCCGCAGAAACGAGCTCGCCCCACGCGAGGACGCCTCGGAGGATCTCCGGAGGCTCGTTCTACGCGCCAAAACCGGGGACGCGGACGCATTCGGCACGCTCTACGACCGCTATCTCGACCTCGTCTACCGCTACGTCTACTTCCGGGTCGGTTCCCATCCGCTGGCCGAGGACCTCACCAGCGAGACCTTCCTCCGCGCGCTCCGCCGAATCGCCGACTTCACCTGGCAGGGGCGTGATTTCGGAGCCTGGCTGGTGACCATCGCCAGGAATCTGATCACCGATCACTTCAAATCCGGCAGATACCGTCTTGAGGTCTCGACGGCCGAGGTGATCGACACACCGCTCGACGGTGCCAACATCCCGGAGAACGCCGTCGTCGCGGCGATGGTCAACGACCGGATTCTCAGTGCCGTCAGAAGCCTCGGCGCCGAGCAGCAGGAGTGCGTGGTCCTCCGGTTCCTGCACGGCATGTCGCTGGCGGAGACCGCGCTCATCATGGGCAAGAAGAGTGGAGCGATCAAAGCGCTGCAGTTCCGGGCGATCCGGGCTCTCGCCCGAGCCCTCCCCGCGGACCTCGGCTGA
- a CDS encoding DUF5667 domain-containing protein, with the protein MGKWLPGISRRSQARIQNRVSMLGIRMGGNPRPEFRSELRERLMDASEQEDPPIGQAARTRPRPRPRFRLILLPQFLSLSLAATTVMAGLATYRSTPGDTLYPLKRAAESTLFHLSTDDAERAGRSFDYAETRAHEVEELLGSTRRENYLIKETLQAMEDTTRSAVTSLTRVRRRDARSDAKSAGQLKRFVQKQRHQIEGMLPKMDVEEQRRAHDYLNYIDGLAPPG; encoded by the coding sequence ATGGGTAAGTGGCTGCCCGGAATCTCACGGAGATCGCAGGCGCGCATCCAGAATCGTGTGTCGATGCTCGGCATCCGGATGGGCGGCAACCCCCGTCCGGAGTTCCGCTCCGAGCTCCGCGAACGCCTCATGGACGCGTCCGAGCAGGAGGATCCTCCCATCGGGCAGGCGGCCCGGACCCGGCCGAGGCCCCGCCCGAGGTTCCGCCTGATCCTGTTGCCGCAGTTCCTCAGCCTGAGCCTGGCGGCCACGACGGTCATGGCGGGGCTGGCGACCTACCGGTCGACGCCCGGGGACACGCTCTACCCGCTCAAGCGCGCCGCCGAGAGCACGCTGTTCCACCTGAGCACCGACGACGCCGAGCGTGCGGGCCGCTCCTTCGACTACGCGGAGACCCGCGCCCACGAGGTCGAGGAGCTCCTCGGTTCCACCCGGCGCGAGAACTACCTGATCAAGGAGACCCTCCAGGCCATGGAGGACACCACCCGCTCCGCGGTCACCTCTCTCACCCGGGTGAGACGCCGCGACGCGAGAAGCGACGCGAAGAGCGCCGGCCAACTCAAGCGTTTCGTCCAGAAGCAGCGCCACCAGATCGAGGGGATGCTCCCCAAGATGGACGTGGAAGAGCAACGCCGGGCCCACGACTACCTCAACTACATCGACGGCCTGGCCCCGCCCGGGTAG
- a CDS encoding helix-turn-helix domain-containing protein, with translation MGAGERPLSEVKFLTVAEVATVMRVSKMTVYRLVHSGELPAIRVGRSFRVPEQAVHDYLRDAYIEAG, from the coding sequence ATGGGTGCAGGCGAAAGACCTCTCAGTGAGGTGAAGTTCCTGACCGTGGCAGAAGTGGCCACAGTCATGAGGGTGTCCAAGATGACTGTCTACCGACTCGTGCATTCGGGCGAGCTGCCGGCCATCCGGGTCGGTCGATCCTTCCGAGTGCCGGAACAGGCGGTGCATGACTATCTCAGGGATGCCTACATCGAGGCGGGTTGA
- a CDS encoding lysophospholipid acyltransferase family protein: MTDQDGEHGLAELLAFLRRRVTGRYEVDEFGFDPELTDKVLLELIRPLYRHWFRVETVGMHNVPGDSGALVVANHSGTLPLDGLMLQVALHDDHPEHRAVRLLGADLVYRLPLLGHLSRKTGHTLACRDDADRLLRGGELVGVFPEGFKGVGKPFSERYKLQRFGRGGFVASAIRAGVPIVPCAIVGAEEIYPKIGDLRLLARALGLPYLPVTPLFPWLGPLGLVPLPSKWMIGFGEPIRTDQFDPAEADDPMLVFNLTDQVREVIQQQLNSLRLRRGHAFPPLF, translated from the coding sequence GTGACGGATCAGGACGGTGAGCACGGCCTCGCCGAACTGCTCGCCTTCCTGCGCCGTCGCGTCACGGGGCGGTACGAGGTCGACGAGTTCGGCTTCGACCCCGAACTCACCGACAAGGTGCTGCTCGAACTGATCCGCCCGCTGTATCGGCACTGGTTCCGCGTGGAGACCGTCGGCATGCACAACGTGCCCGGTGACTCCGGCGCCCTCGTCGTGGCCAACCATTCGGGCACCCTCCCGCTGGACGGGCTCATGCTTCAGGTGGCGCTGCACGACGATCATCCCGAGCACCGGGCGGTCCGCCTGCTGGGCGCCGATCTGGTCTACCGGCTTCCACTGCTCGGTCACCTGTCCCGTAAGACCGGTCACACGCTGGCCTGTCGGGACGACGCCGACCGCCTGCTCCGTGGGGGCGAGTTGGTCGGCGTCTTCCCCGAGGGTTTCAAGGGGGTCGGCAAGCCGTTCTCCGAACGCTACAAGCTGCAGCGGTTCGGACGCGGGGGCTTCGTCGCCTCCGCCATCCGCGCCGGAGTGCCGATCGTTCCCTGCGCCATCGTGGGCGCCGAGGAGATCTATCCCAAGATCGGCGATTTACGTCTCCTGGCAAGGGCACTCGGCCTGCCGTACCTGCCGGTCACCCCGCTGTTCCCCTGGCTCGGTCCTCTCGGCCTGGTGCCGCTGCCGTCGAAGTGGATGATCGGTTTCGGTGAGCCCATCCGCACCGACCAGTTCGATCCCGCGGAGGCGGACGATCCCATGCTGGTCTTCAACCTCACCGACCAGGTCCGCGAGGTCATCCAGCAGCAGCTGAACAGTCTCCGCCTCCGACGCGGCCACGCCTTCCCGCCGCTCTTCTGA
- a CDS encoding HAD family hydrolase: protein MRRLIRRRDDAETAEHAEMAGDVAAAAAVAMPMADPDPAAAAFFDVDNTMMRGASIYHFARGLASRGLFTTKDLLKFALGQAVFRVRGDENPEHIAQARETALAFVAGSRVEDIVRLGEEIFDEAMADRIWPGTRALAQGHLDAGQRVWLVTATPVELARVIAQRLGLTGALGTVSETVDGVYTGRLVGDLLHGPAKAEAVRALARREGLDLSRCFAYSDSANDLPLLSLVGHAVAINPDAELRDYARESKWDVKDFRTGRKATMIALPIAAGAGAVAGGVAAAIALRRLYRSR from the coding sequence ATGAGGCGGCTGATACGAAGGCGGGACGACGCGGAGACAGCTGAGCACGCGGAGATGGCCGGGGACGTGGCGGCCGCGGCGGCCGTCGCGATGCCGATGGCCGACCCCGACCCGGCCGCGGCCGCCTTCTTCGACGTCGACAACACCATGATGCGCGGGGCCTCGATCTACCACTTCGCCCGGGGCCTGGCCTCGCGCGGCCTGTTCACCACCAAGGACCTGCTCAAGTTCGCGCTCGGCCAGGCGGTGTTCCGGGTCCGCGGCGACGAGAACCCCGAGCACATCGCCCAGGCCAGGGAGACCGCGCTGGCGTTCGTGGCGGGCAGCAGGGTGGAGGACATCGTCCGGCTCGGCGAGGAGATCTTCGACGAGGCCATGGCGGACCGGATCTGGCCGGGCACCCGTGCCCTCGCCCAGGGCCACCTGGACGCGGGGCAGCGGGTCTGGCTGGTCACCGCGACCCCCGTGGAGCTGGCCCGCGTGATCGCCCAGCGCCTCGGCCTGACCGGCGCGCTCGGCACCGTCTCCGAGACCGTGGACGGCGTCTACACCGGACGCCTGGTCGGGGACCTGCTTCACGGCCCCGCCAAGGCGGAGGCGGTCCGGGCCCTGGCCCGCAGGGAGGGGCTGGACCTTTCCCGCTGTTTCGCCTACAGCGACTCGGCCAACGACCTGCCGCTGCTCTCCCTGGTCGGCCACGCCGTCGCCATCAATCCCGACGCCGAGTTACGCGACTACGCCCGGGAGAGCAAGTGGGACGTCAAGGATTTCCGCACCGGCCGTAAGGCCACCATGATCGCCCTGCCCATCGCCGCGGGCGCCGGTGCCGTCGCCGGGGGTGTGGCGGCCGCCATCGCCCTCCGGCGCCTCTACCGCTCCAGATAG
- a CDS encoding NAD-dependent epimerase/dehydratase family protein codes for MTHTVLVTGVSRHIGARVASVLAADPDIDRVIGVDTVPPPSLSRDGGVPLGRTEFVRVDLRSPDIAQVIAAADIDTVVHMSLVSAPPRGGGRTLMKEHNVIGTMQLLGACQRSATVRRVVVRSTTAVYGSSPRDPAVFDEDAEPGESPARGYAKDASEVEGYVRGFARRRRDVVVSTLRFANFMGPGVDSPLTRYFTQPVLPTVFGFDPRLQFVHEDDAVEVLRRMAMEDHPGTFNVAGDGVLLLSQCARRAGLLSLPVPSAAFRLLGDLARSAGLVDFSPEQLRLMCHGRVVDTTRLAGRLGWKPAYSTSAAFEDFVRARDLAGGLPIAMMDLMTRGAAG; via the coding sequence ATGACCCACACCGTGCTTGTCACCGGGGTCTCGCGCCACATCGGCGCCCGAGTGGCGAGCGTTCTCGCGGCTGACCCGGACATCGACCGGGTCATCGGAGTAGACACGGTGCCGCCGCCCTCGCTCTCACGTGATGGCGGCGTCCCTCTCGGCCGGACGGAGTTCGTCCGCGTCGATCTGCGCAGCCCCGACATCGCCCAGGTGATCGCGGCCGCCGACATCGACACAGTGGTTCACATGAGCCTGGTGAGCGCTCCCCCGCGGGGTGGCGGCCGGACTCTCATGAAAGAGCACAACGTCATCGGCACCATGCAACTGCTCGGTGCCTGTCAGCGGTCCGCGACGGTCCGCCGTGTCGTGGTCCGCTCCACCACCGCGGTGTACGGCTCGTCTCCACGCGATCCTGCGGTCTTCGACGAGGACGCCGAGCCGGGCGAGTCGCCGGCCCGGGGATATGCCAAGGACGCCTCGGAGGTCGAGGGTTACGTCCGCGGTTTCGCCAGACGGCGCCGGGACGTGGTCGTGTCGACGCTCAGATTCGCCAATTTCATGGGGCCCGGTGTCGACTCACCGCTGACCCGTTACTTCACCCAGCCCGTCCTGCCGACCGTGTTCGGCTTCGATCCCCGGCTGCAGTTCGTCCATGAGGACGACGCGGTCGAGGTGCTCAGGCGGATGGCGATGGAGGATCACCCCGGCACGTTCAACGTGGCCGGAGACGGCGTGCTGCTGCTTTCGCAGTGCGCCCGCAGAGCGGGCCTGCTCTCCCTGCCCGTGCCCTCGGCCGCGTTCCGTCTTCTCGGGGACCTCGCCCGGAGCGCCGGACTGGTCGACTTCTCTCCTGAGCAGCTCCGCCTGATGTGCCACGGCCGCGTTGTGGACACCACCCGGCTGGCCGGCCGTCTCGGCTGGAAGCCCGCCTACTCGACCTCCGCCGCCTTCGAGGATTTCGTCCGCGCACGGGATCTGGCCGGTGGACTCCCGATCGCCATGATGGACCTGATGACCCGCGGAGCGGCGGGGTGA
- a CDS encoding phosphatase — translation MEVPEPRRAVPPLTRDDLREHLVRTRIAGEVATSRENNLDHYRSLANRDPHYMFGLVPRGQWSYHDVLELMAKSAGVVADPDHREGQDTIDPDRTIDAVEAMGDTIAGVLRSGGARILFATGHPTGLLTVHMALARLARECGATLMAPAEGWSYWSAGFGRKREIRYMDDVAMLADRGAFVHTHDPAPMRAMLDELGDDRPDLVIADHGWAGAAGEAGILTVGFADSNDPALFVGEAEDKIAVTVPLDDNVLPRYYDPLTGHLVERVVRAL, via the coding sequence GTGGAAGTGCCGGAGCCGCGACGCGCGGTGCCGCCGTTGACGCGGGACGACCTCCGTGAGCACCTGGTCCGCACCCGGATCGCCGGTGAGGTGGCGACCAGCCGGGAGAACAACCTGGACCACTACAGGTCGCTGGCCAACCGGGACCCGCACTACATGTTCGGGCTGGTCCCGCGGGGCCAGTGGTCCTATCACGACGTGCTGGAGCTGATGGCCAAGTCCGCCGGGGTCGTGGCCGATCCGGACCATCGTGAGGGCCAGGACACCATCGACCCGGACCGCACGATCGACGCCGTCGAGGCGATGGGCGACACCATCGCCGGCGTGCTCCGGTCCGGCGGCGCCCGGATCCTCTTCGCCACCGGGCACCCCACCGGCCTGCTCACCGTCCACATGGCCCTGGCGCGGCTCGCCCGCGAGTGCGGCGCGACCCTGATGGCCCCCGCCGAGGGCTGGTCCTACTGGAGCGCCGGGTTCGGCCGTAAGCGTGAGATCCGCTACATGGACGACGTCGCCATGCTGGCCGACCGGGGCGCCTTCGTGCACACGCACGATCCGGCTCCGATGCGGGCCATGCTCGACGAACTCGGTGACGACCGGCCCGATCTGGTGATCGCCGACCACGGCTGGGCCGGTGCCGCGGGTGAGGCGGGCATTCTCACGGTCGGGTTCGCCGACAGCAACGATCCGGCGCTCTTCGTGGGAGAGGCGGAGGACAAGATCGCTGTGACCGTCCCGCTCGATGACAACGTGCTACCCAGATATTACGATCCGCTGACGGGTCATCTGGTCGAGAGGGTCGTACGGGCCCTCTGA
- a CDS encoding acetoin utilization protein AcuC, with the protein MSRSVRVVWDDALTSYDFGPGHPLAPVRVALTMALARELGVLDAVEVVGCAPASDDELALVHNRDYIEAVKRVSASGRPDLAHGLGTEDNPAFVGVHEASALITGASIAAARAVWTGEAEHAVNVAGGLHHAMAAAASGFCVYNDPAAAIGWLLSQGASRVAYVDVDVHHGDGVQALFYDDPRVLTISLHESPRTLFPGTGFPGELGAEGTAVNVALPAGCGDSGWLRAFHAVVPPLLREFAPEILVTQHGCDSHALDPLAHLMLSLDGQRAAYAALHGLAHETAGGRWVVTGGGGYELVQVVPRAWTHLIAEVSGHPLDPATATPPEWRRLVRERTGQTPPLTLTDGRDPEFSDFSAGYDPADPIDRAIMATRKAAFPLHGLDPLP; encoded by the coding sequence ATGAGCCGGTCCGTGCGGGTCGTCTGGGACGACGCGCTCACCTCGTACGACTTCGGGCCCGGACATCCGCTCGCGCCCGTGCGGGTCGCGCTGACCATGGCGCTGGCACGGGAGCTCGGCGTGCTGGACGCGGTGGAGGTGGTCGGCTGCGCCCCCGCCTCCGACGACGAACTGGCGCTGGTCCACAACCGTGACTACATCGAGGCCGTCAAGCGGGTCTCCGCGAGCGGGCGGCCCGATCTGGCCCACGGACTCGGCACCGAGGACAATCCCGCCTTCGTCGGGGTGCACGAGGCGTCCGCCCTCATCACCGGAGCGAGCATCGCCGCGGCCCGCGCGGTCTGGACCGGCGAGGCCGAGCACGCGGTGAACGTCGCGGGGGGCCTGCACCATGCGATGGCCGCCGCGGCGAGCGGGTTCTGCGTCTACAACGACCCTGCGGCCGCGATCGGCTGGCTGCTGTCCCAGGGAGCCTCCAGAGTCGCCTACGTGGACGTGGACGTCCATCACGGCGACGGCGTGCAGGCGCTGTTCTACGACGACCCCAGGGTCCTCACCATCAGCCTGCACGAGAGCCCCCGCACCCTCTTCCCGGGCACGGGTTTCCCCGGGGAGCTGGGAGCGGAGGGCACCGCGGTCAATGTGGCGCTGCCCGCCGGATGCGGCGACAGCGGCTGGCTGAGGGCCTTCCACGCGGTGGTGCCGCCGCTGCTGCGGGAGTTCGCCCCCGAGATCCTGGTCACCCAGCACGGCTGTGACAGTCACGCGCTCGACCCGCTGGCCCACCTGATGCTCAGCCTGGACGGCCAGCGCGCCGCCTACGCCGCGCTGCACGGACTGGCCCATGAGACCGCGGGCGGCCGGTGGGTGGTCACCGGTGGTGGGGGATACGAGCTGGTGCAGGTGGTGCCCCGGGCGTGGACCCATCTGATCGCCGAGGTCTCCGGGCACCCGCTCGATCCGGCCACCGCCACCCCGCCGGAATGGCGACGGTTGGTCAGGGAGCGGACCGGGCAGACGCCGCCGTTGACCTTGACCGATGGGAGAGATCCGGAATTTAGTGATTTCTCCGCCGGTTATGATCCAGCAGACCCGATCGACCGGGCCATCATGGCAACCCGGAAGGCCGCGTTCCCCCTTCACGGGCTGGACCCCCTCCCGTGA
- a CDS encoding glutaredoxin family protein, with the protein MAPQDHHITLLGKPGCHLCDDARKVIDRVATELGVPWDERDITLSEDDQAAYGEMIPVTLVDGVQHDFWRVDENRLRAALRS; encoded by the coding sequence ATGGCACCGCAGGATCACCACATCACATTGCTCGGAAAGCCCGGCTGTCACCTGTGCGACGACGCGCGGAAGGTGATCGACCGGGTCGCCACGGAACTGGGCGTCCCCTGGGACGAACGCGACATCACTCTCTCGGAGGATGACCAGGCCGCATATGGGGAAATGATCCCGGTCACCCTCGTCGACGGGGTCCAGCACGACTTCTGGCGCGTCGACGAGAACCGTCTCCGCGCCGCGCTCAGATCCTGA
- a CDS encoding 30S ribosomal protein bS22, which translates to MGSVIKKRRKRMAKKKHRKLLKKTRIQRRNKK; encoded by the coding sequence GTGGGCTCTGTGATCAAGAAGCGTCGTAAGCGCATGGCGAAGAAGAAGCACCGCAAGCTTCTGAAGAAGACCCGCATCCAGCGGCGTAACAAGAAGTAG